GCTACCCAAGAAAAACAGTTTTATTTTCTAGTTGCCGTGAGCGGGGCTTCCGTCTTTACTCTGGTATTTGCTGTTATCTTGTTTGGGTATTACCGCTCAAAAAAGAAAGCCAATGCTCTACTCACAAGTCTTAATAGTGAGTTGCATTTGCAAAAAGATGAAATATCAGTTCAAAATGAAGAATTGTACCAACAGCAAGAAGAAATTTTAGCTCAACAAGAGGCTATAGAAGTTAAAAATAAAGAACTGGGCAAAAAAAATGAGTTAATTTTTCAAAGCCTCAAAGTGGCAAAAAACATTCAAGCAGCTACGTTTCCCTCCCAAGCGAGAGTATCCAGATTTTTGCCTGACTATTTTGTTATTTATCGCCCCAAAGATATTGTATCGGGTGATTTTTACTGGATAGAGCAGGTAGAAGGCAAAAGGTTTGTGGTGGCAGTGGACTGTACCGGACATGGTGTTCCGGGGGCATTTATGAGCATGGTAGCCAATACCCTGCTTGATAACATTATCAAAGTAAATAAAGTTTTTAACCCTTCAGAAATTCTTGACTACCTGCATGTCAATATTACAAATGGTCTTAAGCAGGAACAAACGGGTAATAACAGTGGCATGGACGTTGCCATCTGTGTTATGGAAGAGGCCTCATCGAACCACGATATTTGTCTTAGCTTTGCCGGTGCCAAAAGGCCTTTATTTTATGTATCGGTTAACAAAAAACACACACTAAACACGCTGGAAGGTACCCGACGCTCTATTGGCGGATACCAAAACGAAAATATTGTCTTTGAAACACAGCAGCTGACCCTACCTTCAGGAAGCATGTTTTATATTGGTTCTGATGGTTTGGCTGACCAAAACAATAAAGCCCGCAAGAAGTTTGGAAACCGCTACCTGAAACAAATACTTGCAGAGGTGGCTTTTCTGGAATTGCCCCAACAAAAATCGCACATAGAACAAATGCTGGATAACCACATGGAAGACTGTGAACAACGGGATGATATTTTACTGGTAGGGGTACAAGTTTGAAAAAAATCAGAACTCCACGTTCAACACTCGATACTTACTCACAAAACCTGCTTTGTAAATAGACTGACGAGAGCCTATATTCTCTTTTTCGCAAGAGCATATCGGGGTAAGCCCCTGCTGATAACATTTCTTTTTTGCTTCATTCAGTAGGTAAGCCCCTACACCTTGGCGGCGATAAGGAATACCCACTACCATACCCACGTCGCCTATTCCTGGTTGTGAATCACTTTTGCGGGCTTCACAAGCACCTATAATCTCCTCTCCAGCTTGCCACAAAAACAACTCTTGTTTTTGTATTCTAAGGGCATAGTAGCCTTCTAGCCATGTTTTGTCTGCTCCTATAGCCACTACTCCAAAGTTTACTGCAGCTTGATGGTCGCTTGTTTGAGCAACTTTCAACACAGGCTTGGTTCCATTGGCTAAAGCAGGAGCCACCAAATCACGCTTTTTATGATCTTGAAACAAATATGAGTGTGGAGTAATAGTATGGGCAAAATCTGCGCAAGCACTTACAAATACAGGGGCGTTGGTGCTCACTATGCCAGACTTAACCTTATGTTGGGCCAATAGTTGTGCAAAAACCTCTTCTAATAAAGGGAGAGCAGTTTCTATCAGAAAAAAGTTGATCAAGATGTTGGCATCATCAATTACATAAAATCCAATGTTCTTGTGTTGATGGCTAATACTCCAGTGGGTGGCATTGCCAGTAATTTGGTCCCACATGCCATCAAAAGAGGCATGTAATGAAGCATAAAATGCTGGATAAATTGTGGAAAGATTGTTTTTTGATTTTACTTTGATGAACTCCATGTTGATATTGTATTTGATTCAAATAAAAAACCTAAATGTATAAAATTTAGGTTTTAGCACTCTGCGGTTCTTAACTTCGTTTAGCTCAGCACAACGGAGTGGGATACATTTTTTGCCAAAAAAAAACAATGTTTAGGTATTTTGACAAAGAATGTAAAAATAAAAACGCTTAAAAAATATGGAAACCCATTGAAAATAAGTATACTATGAATTTGTTAGTTACCTATGGAATAGGGCGCAACTTGAAGCTTGTCGCTTAAATCTTGCCCCCTATCAGAGCTTCTAACCAACAAAATTACTCATAGGGTTTCCCCCGATCTTTGAGCAATAATTTGGCAAAGTGAACATCTTGAGGGTTCCATTCCTGAGGCGATTTAATAATATCGCGTAGCTCTGGATTGGTAAATTTATGTAAATAATGGGTTTTAGGTACATCGTTTATTTGTTCGGCAGCCTTGCTCAACAATTCATTGACATTATCTATATCACTGCGAGCAATGCGCAACAACCATTTAGCCCTTAAGTGATCTCCAATGAGGGGTTGCCCCAATAACTCAGGAATTTCTTCGAGCTGATATTGTACCTCAAATTCAGCTAAAAAATCTAACAAAGGTTGAGCATCCTGAGGGCTAAAAAAAGATTGATAGTTAATAAAGTCGTCAGTATTTGGTGATGTATTACTCATAATATGTATGTAAATAGTGTTTAGTACTATAGCAACAACAGAAAGGGAGTACATTCTGTTGGTTTTCGTGAAAAATCACCAGCTCATTTACCCTGCAACTATTGGCAGGTAAATAACACTTAGAATTCGTCTCTCGAAAAAACAAAAACCCGGGATGGGTTCTTGTTCTAATATACTAAAATTTAGGCAAGCCTGTATGCACGACAAAGATGTTATTTATCCACGCCTTTATTTATTCCTCTTTTGTAAATCGCCCACAAAAGATAACGCATCATCAAAAATCCATAAATCAAACCCGCTAAAAAACCCTCAAACATACGCCAACGCAAATGAGGGAGTATATCTTTATTCACATGAAATAGTTTGTAGTTTTTGGGTAACTTGCTGGTATCAGTATAAGTACCAAATACCTCAGTAACATGTTGAATAGGTGGTTGTTTTGATAATTCAAAAAAAGACAATGCCCCAGCAATACCAAATGCAATAATAAATAGAATGTGTATAGGTTTCATTGATTATAATTCGTGTTTGACTACAAATATACTGGTGCTGCGGTTTTTATCTTGATCTTACCGTTTTTTTTCTGCCTTAAGGCGGTGTTTGTACCCCATTAAGTAGCCTTAAAAACACCCATCAGTCCTGTATTTTTCTTATATTTATCATTGAACCCAATCTCTTACCAAGTGATGGAAAATGAGCAATACCTGAAACATAAAAACGAAGAAACCAGCCAATACATTGAAAAGATAAAAAGACTGCTTGATAGTAAGTTGTACGAAAACCTACGCCTTGCGCTGCAGCTCATCACTAGTGGTGGGGTACCTTCCGAATTGCTTACTTACTTGTATGTCATTAGTCTTTGTTGTGATGATTTGGACATTGCTAAACAGGCACATGAGTTATTTAGAGCCAATGCACCCCAGGTATTGCTTGATTATACCCAAAATTTGTGGGACTATGATGATCCACTGAGCCTCAGTGAACATGAAGTTTCGGAGTTTTTGGAGGAGACCAAAGAGATTGAAGACTTAGACACTGCGTTGTTGGCAAACCTAATGCTGAAATATGGTAACATAGGAGGAGCCTATTGTCTCAAAAATAACACTGCTTCACCTCAGCACATTTTACAAGAAGTTTACAACACCGAATGGCTTTCATTGTCTGCTTTTGAACTAGATAAATTGCCCCCCGAAGTGGGCTTATTTACTGAAACGAAACACTTGGTACTAAGTAACAATAATTTTACTGACATACCCGACGAGCTCCAAAAACTGGTAAATCTGGAAAGAGTTTATTTTAACGACACGCCTTTGAGTAATGAGGCAATACTGAAAATGGAGTGTTTTTTCCCAAAAGCTATGGCCTATCATTACTCGGTAATGGGACGTAGTGCTTTTCAGGAAGAAAACTACGATAGTGCGTCTCATTATATGAAAAAAGCGTTGGCACTGGATACCAGCAAACCCGATTATTGGAATGTGCAGGGGGTAACCCTGGGGCGACTCCAAAACCGTGAAGAGGCAATTCGTTGTTTTGATAAAGCCATTGCTTTGAACCCTCAGGATACTTTAGCTTTTTCGAACAAGGCACATGTTTTCCATTTGATGGGTAAAGAAACCGAATCGCTTGCTGCTGCCAATGCTGGATTGGTGATATATAAGCAAAACCCACAAGTAGCACGAAACTGGGAAGGTTCTCTGTACTTTCGCAAAGGGCAAGCTTTGTTTTACCTCAAACGGTATGAAGAGTCACACCAGGCATACGACCAAGCCTTAAGTATAGAGCCTTCGATGGGAGGTGCGTGGTTTAACAAGGCTTGTACCTATGCTCAACAGCAAAACAAAACTGAGATGCTCAAGCACTTAGGCCAAGCCATTCGTTGTGATACCAAATTTAAGTGGGATGCTCCCGAAGACACTGATTTTAAAGTGTATTGGCAAGATCCAGATTTCAGGGCGTTGGTAGGTCATAACTCAGAGAAGATATAATGGTAGAAGGTGGAGGATAATGATTTAGATAGGTAAGGAGGTGAACAAAATAAAATGATTGTTTTTATAATGAATTTACACAAAAATTAGACTTATCTTTAAAGCGTTAAAATAATATCTTTAAAAAACGAAAAATTAGACTCGATGGCGGATTTTCCTTGGCATCAAAAGTACCCAAAGGGTATTGTAACAGAAATAGACCCAGATAAATATAGTTCAGTAGTGGCAATCATTGAAGAGAGTTTTCAAAAGTTTGCCAACAAGCCAGCTTACTCCAATATGGGAGTAGACCTTTCTTATGCACAAATAGACCAAGCTTCTCGTAACTTTGCTGCTTACTTGCAAAGTCTGGGGCTAAAAAAAGGTGATAGAATAGGTTTACAAATGCCCAACTTGCTTCAGTATCCTGTGGCATTATTTGGAGCTTTGCGTGCGGGGCTGGTTGTTGTCAATGTAAACCCTTTGTATACTGTGCGCGAAATGGTGCACCAATACAATGATGCTGGAGTGGAAACGGTCGTTATTTTGGCAAACTTTGCCGATAAACTGCAAACAGCTTTATCCGAAACTAAAATCAAAAATGTGATTGTTACCGAGGTAGGCGACATGCTAGGCACTTTTAAAGGTTTGATTACTAACTTTGTAGTGAAACATTTCAAAAAAATGGTGCCTGCGTTTCGTATTCCTGGCATGATCCGCTTTAAAGATACTTTACGAAAGGGGCAGAGTATGAGTTTTGCTAAACCTGAACTGGTAAATACTGATACTGCTTTTTTACAATATACCGGAGGTACTACCGGAGTTTCTAAAGGAGCTACCCTTAGTCATCGAAACATAGTGGCAAATCTTACCCAAAACAAGGCTTGGTTTATAGGACTCGAAGAAGGCAAAGAAGTAATGATTACTGCCTTGCCTTTATACCACGTGTTTGCTTTGACAGTAAACTGTTTGCTGATGGCACACGTAGGCGCCAAAAGTGTGCTGATTACCAACCCCCGCGATATGCCTGGTTTTGTCAAAACCTTGATTCAAAACCCACCCACTTTATTTACCGGTTTAAATACCCTCTTCAATGGCTTATTAAATACTGATGGTTTTACCCAGGTAGACTGGTCTCATACCAAGTTTGTAGTAGCCGGTGGTATGGCAGTACAAAAACCTGTAGCTGAACGCTGGGAAAAAGCAACAGGTGTACAAGTAGCCGAGGGATATGGCTTAAGCGAAACCTCGCCAGTGCTGAGCTGTAATCCATTGGACGGCAACGCCCGCATTGGTTGCATAGGACTACCTTTGCCAAGCACTGAACTGAAGATTTTAGACGATGATGGTCACGAAGTAGCTCAAGGCGAACCAGGCGAAATATGTGCACGTGGTCCTCAGATAATGAGTGGATACCACGGTAGACCCGACGAGACCGCCAAAACTTTTTTTCCTGATAACTGGTTCCGTACTGGAGACATTGGTTTGATGGAACCTGATGGTTTTTTCAGAATTGTAGACCGTAAGAAAGATATGATTTTGGTGTCAGGGTTCAACGTGTATCCTAATGAGGTAGAAGATGTAGTGGCAGGGCACGATGGTGTGTTAGAGGTAGCTGCTATAGGCATACCCGATGCCAAGGCTACTGAACGGGTAAAGGTATATATAGTAAAAAAAGATGCTAACCTTACCCAAGCCGATGTGATAGGTTACTGTAAAAATAATCTGGCAGGGTATAAAGTGCCCAAAGAAGTAGAGTTTCGAGAGGATTTACCTAAGTCGAATGTGGGTAAAATTTTGCGTAAGAAACTCAAAGATGAGCTAAAACAGGTTTAGCTTTATAAAATAAAACCCCTCGTTGATAATGCCAATTTTATCAGTGA
This is a stretch of genomic DNA from Microscilla marina ATCC 23134. It encodes these proteins:
- a CDS encoding AMP-binding protein: MADFPWHQKYPKGIVTEIDPDKYSSVVAIIEESFQKFANKPAYSNMGVDLSYAQIDQASRNFAAYLQSLGLKKGDRIGLQMPNLLQYPVALFGALRAGLVVVNVNPLYTVREMVHQYNDAGVETVVILANFADKLQTALSETKIKNVIVTEVGDMLGTFKGLITNFVVKHFKKMVPAFRIPGMIRFKDTLRKGQSMSFAKPELVNTDTAFLQYTGGTTGVSKGATLSHRNIVANLTQNKAWFIGLEEGKEVMITALPLYHVFALTVNCLLMAHVGAKSVLITNPRDMPGFVKTLIQNPPTLFTGLNTLFNGLLNTDGFTQVDWSHTKFVVAGGMAVQKPVAERWEKATGVQVAEGYGLSETSPVLSCNPLDGNARIGCIGLPLPSTELKILDDDGHEVAQGEPGEICARGPQIMSGYHGRPDETAKTFFPDNWFRTGDIGLMEPDGFFRIVDRKKDMILVSGFNVYPNEVEDVVAGHDGVLEVAAIGIPDAKATERVKVYIVKKDANLTQADVIGYCKNNLAGYKVPKEVEFREDLPKSNVGKILRKKLKDELKQV
- a CDS encoding tetratricopeptide repeat protein, yielding MNPISYQVMENEQYLKHKNEETSQYIEKIKRLLDSKLYENLRLALQLITSGGVPSELLTYLYVISLCCDDLDIAKQAHELFRANAPQVLLDYTQNLWDYDDPLSLSEHEVSEFLEETKEIEDLDTALLANLMLKYGNIGGAYCLKNNTASPQHILQEVYNTEWLSLSAFELDKLPPEVGLFTETKHLVLSNNNFTDIPDELQKLVNLERVYFNDTPLSNEAILKMECFFPKAMAYHYSVMGRSAFQEENYDSASHYMKKALALDTSKPDYWNVQGVTLGRLQNREEAIRCFDKAIALNPQDTLAFSNKAHVFHLMGKETESLAAANAGLVIYKQNPQVARNWEGSLYFRKGQALFYLKRYEESHQAYDQALSIEPSMGGAWFNKACTYAQQQNKTEMLKHLGQAIRCDTKFKWDAPEDTDFKVYWQDPDFRALVGHNSEKI
- a CDS encoding GNAT family N-acetyltransferase; its protein translation is MEFIKVKSKNNLSTIYPAFYASLHASFDGMWDQITGNATHWSISHQHKNIGFYVIDDANILINFFLIETALPLLEEVFAQLLAQHKVKSGIVSTNAPVFVSACADFAHTITPHSYLFQDHKKRDLVAPALANGTKPVLKVAQTSDHQAAVNFGVVAIGADKTWLEGYYALRIQKQELFLWQAGEEIIGACEARKSDSQPGIGDVGMVVGIPYRRQGVGAYLLNEAKKKCYQQGLTPICSCEKENIGSRQSIYKAGFVSKYRVLNVEF